The DNA region AATTTACCCAGAATCGTGCACCCCTAGAATAGTCCTAAATCCTATAgtacctacaactcctgccagcaccgagactcgaaccagcaaccttctggtaactagtccaagtctctaaccattaggccacagctgcttTGACACTATCTGCATtgtaaaagcactatataaaactTGACGGTGCATACTATTGTTTAGGCCTGGTATTCTGTCATGCTATGGtgaataataaacacacacagaagaaAAGCATCAAGTCAAATAGTCTTTAATTAATCCACAAGAGAGTAAACCCAAGAATAGGCACCAAGAGACACACATAGGAATGCAGTCAATAGACAACTAATACTTGACTGACTACAACTTCAATAGGAGGACAAATTAGGATAAAAgacaagacacacctgaacaaAATGACTCTTTCAAGGGGAGACAGACACTAGATCAGGGAACAGAAGGGatgaatgaaaacaaacacaagtCCAAGAGGAACAGAACATAACCATTTCAGGACGAACATTAATTATCACTTGTATAAACGAACAATGTGGGATTTTCAGATTGAAATATACGTGTTTGACATTATATAGGTTTTCAATTCCGGTTAAATGGTTATGAAATcgaattgattttattattttattttttttattttgttgttcctCAAATGAAATATTTACTTCTATAGAGCTTTATATAattcagattgtttcaaagcatctTTAATAGGAACAGGAAAATGACAGCATCAATGATGCAAAGTTACTGAATTATGAAGAAATAAAGTTCAGTTTTAATGTCAGATATTAAGTAGAAGACAGTATTATTCAGATGAATGTAAACAGTTCCAGAGAAATCCTTCAGCTGCTGATGTGAAATCAGTGCAGCTTTACTATAACTAATATAACTATTACAGATCACAGTCCACAATAACAACTGACTGACCATTTATCTGATAAACATGCATGACTCTATGAATTATATACAGGGCTATATTCTTAATAAAGAAATGTAATTATAGCTATGAAAGGATAATACCCATACCGacagacatttaaataaataaagaagaagaaaagaagaaggatctctcacacttttttcctctcatattatgtatttcttttgtccgttatatgactttatttatatttgtttatttacattaatcaGTGCCATTGTAGATGTAAATTTTGTTCAGTAggttcaataaaataataaataaataaaaacgccGAGCTGGCGTCATAGCGCAGCGCAGGTCACGTGACGTGACGGGGGCGGAGATAGGAGTCACGTGGTGCCGGAAATAAAGTGCGCAGCTGTTTATCCAAGCGTTcatcactgatcacagattaaTAACACACTCCTTTACTGAATAGCGTCGTGCTGAAACTAACGTCTGTTTTCATCGAGTGTTGATCGACATGACGCTGAACCGAAACCATCACCCAAACGGAGGAGTCCTGATCCAGGCCGGAGAGAGGTACAAACTACAcctcaaacaaacaacaacaaacaacgaGACAAACACCGCCTCTGATAACAATAACACGATATATAAgaacacatacacatactgtcATCTGTTGTCTGTGATGTCATGGATGAGTGTAGTTTGGTTAATTAATGAATGTCAGTCGTATGATTTAGTGACTGTGTTTAGTTGACTGCGCAGATTCTGACCCTCGACGTTAAGATGTctgatttaaagggacagttcacccaattATGTAAATTCTGTCGTTAATCGCTCGTCCTCATGTCGTTCTGAACCCATGACACCTTTGTTCCCTCTTCAGaactcaaattaagatatttctgatgaaatccgggagctctctgaccctccataaacCGCAGTGTAACTggcacattcaaggcccagataCATAGtgaagacatcattaaaatagtccatgtgaggATACACTAATCAGCCTAAACATGTTTTTCCTGAAAAAACACACAGTGATACAGAGTCATCTTCTGGCCCTGGAAAAGAAAGCCTGGCTTGGTTCTTTAACTGGTAATTAAACATGACGATGGTTAGAATGATATGATTTCTGATAAAGTGTATCCAGTCGAGGCCTTCATTAATTGTGATTCTTCATATGTAATAGATGAGGTAGACCGTTATATTGGTCAAAAGAAATAGTGTTTGAGAGTATCTAAACATAACTATGTTATTTTGGGTTCTTCGATCCTCACCCTTACAGACAGACAGTGTgggtgatttctgaaggaactgTAGTAACATGTTTGTTCACATGTGTTGAGAAACTCTGTGGTGCTGTTCTGGGAACAGATGTGTGCTTGACTTTCCAGCGTGACCTCACTTCCTGTTTCATCCTGCTCTTTCAGCATCTTACGAGAATGCAAGAACGTCGAGCTTTCCTTCAGTGACATCACGCCCAAAAACGAGCTGTTCAAGGGGACCAAGAAGGGCTCTGTGTTCCTCACCCAGTACAGGGTAATTATAACCCACCCAAACACAGCTTAACGTACTCCCTAGGGCTGTCAAGAGCAATCGCATcctaaagaaaagtttgtttacattacATATATGCACGTGTACTGTGTACTTTTGttatgtatctgtatatacaaaCAGTTAATATTATGGTGCATatgtttatattcttatattttatatgtatcaaTATATTCatcatataaacatatataatatattaatgcatGCGTTAGTATTTATATACGTAACAGATATATACAGTGTACACACGTAATATGTACAcacaaactttcattttggatgtgattaatcacttgACAGTACTATTCATAACCTATCCAATCACAGCTTAACTAACCCATAATGTGTCCAAATACAGGTTAACTGAAGTATGAATCACTCAAAATCAGTTTAACTAATTCAAAATGTGTCCAAATACAGGTTAACCGTTTGAAAGATGCCAGATCTTCTAATCGTGATAACTGATCTCTGGCTAATTTGCTTCTTCAAATGAATTTTCGGTTTTCAGATATCTGGTTTAAGTTGAAATGTAAGATAGTTACTGCGTGTTCCCTATAAAGGGCAGATGAATCGAAACTATGATCAGCAATGCAGCGTCTTTAATTATaacatcatataattaaaaaagacaccCGATGAAGAACTTGACACATTTTTGGACTTGTATAAAGAAACAGCCAAGCGAATGAAACTCCATAAATGTTATACTAGATAATGAAATGTGCACAGTTTTTATTAGGAGTTCTCCAATCAGGATTGAGGCCGATCACAGAACGCAATATCTTATCTATAACACGGGTTAACCGATCCAAGACCCACCCAAACATGGGTTAACCGATCCAAGACTTACCCAAACACGGGTTAACCGATCCAAGACTCACCCAAACACGGGTTAACCGATCCAAGACTTACCCAAACACGGGTTAACCGATCCAAGACCCACCCAAACACGGGTTAACCGATCCAAGACCCACCCAAACACGGGTTAACCGATCCAAGACCCACCCAAACACGGGTTAACCGATCCAAGACTTACCCAAACACGGGTTAACCGATCCAAGACTCACCCAAACACGGGTTAACCGATCCAAGACTCACCCAAACACGGGTTAACCGATCCAAGACTCACCCAAACACGGGTTAACCGATCCAAGACTCACCCAAACACGGGTTAACCGATCCAAGACCCACCCAAACATGGGTTAACCGATCCAAGACCCACCCAAACATGGGTTAACCGATCCAAGACTCACCCAAACACGGGTTAACCGATCCAAGACTCACCCAAACACGGGTTAACCGATCCAAGACTTACCCAAACACGGGTTAACCGATCCAAGACCCACCCAAACACGGGTTAACCGATCCAAGACCCACCCAAACACGGGTTAACCGATCCAAGACCCACCCAAACACGGGTTAACCGATCCAAGACTCACCCAAACACGGGGTTAACCGATCCAAGACTCACCCAAACACGGGTTAACCGATCCACGACTCACCCAAACACGGGTTAACCGATCCACGACTCACCCAAACACGGGTTAACCGATCCACGACTCACCCAAACACGGGTTAACCGATCCAAGACTCACCCAAACACGGGTTTACCGATCCACGACTCACCCAAACACGGGTTAACCGATCCACGACTCACCCAAACACGGGTTAACCGATCCACGACTCACCCAAACACGGGTTAACCGATCCACGACTCACCCAAACACGGGTTAACCGATCCAAGACTCACCCAAACACGGGTTAACCGATCCAAGACTCACCCAAACACGGGTTAACCGATCCAAGACTCACCCAAACATGGGTTAACCGATCCAAGACTCACCCAAACACGGGTTAACCGATCCAAGACTCACCCAAACACGGGTTAACCGATCCAAGACTCACCCAAACATGGGTAACCGATCCAAGACTCACCCAAACACGGGTTAACCGATCCAAGACTCACCCAAACACGGGTTAACCGATCCAAGACTCACCCAAACACGGCTAACCGATCCAAGACTCACCCAAACACGGGTTAACCGATCCAAGACTCACCCAAACACGGGTTAACCGATCCAAGACTCACCCAAACACGGGTTAACCGATCCAAGACTCACCCAAACACGGGTTAACCGATCCCACACAGACacagattgcaaataaatgatagctaaaaattgatagcctgaattcactgtaagttgctttggataaaagcgtttgcgaaatgcataaatttaatttaatgacatttttaaattttaatttatttaaatgactgcacagacactatttaactgaacagagatgacatcactgaattcaatgatgaactgcctttaactatcatttttcattattgacactgttttcctaatgaatgttgttcagttgctttgacgcaatgtattttgtttaaagcgctatataaataaaggggacttgacttgacagaggttaaccaggtgtgtgtgtgtttcagatggtGTTCGTCAGCAGCACGGTGAATGAGAAGTTCTGCTCCTTCATGTTCCCGTATTACCTGATGAAGAACTGCAGCATCGAGCAGCCCGTGTTTGCTGCAAACTACATCCAGGGGTTGATCAAAGCCGAGGCGGGAGGTACACTGctttacccagcatgcacttgCTGCACACTCTCACGCTCAGGTGTTCGGCTCACGCTcacgtgtgtctctctctgtcaggtggaTGGGAAGGTCAGGCCAACTTCAAGATGTCTTTCCCCAGCGGAGGAGCCATTGAGCTGGGACAGCACCTCTTCAAACTGGCCACCAACGGTCAGGAAACAAACAGTCAATGAGTCACTCAGCCACTGAATCAATGAGTCAATGAGTCACTCAGCCACTGAATCAATGAGTCAATGAGTCACTCAGCCACTGAATCAATGAGTCAATGAGTCACTCAGCCACTGAATCAATGAGTCAATGAGTCACTCAGCCACTGAATCAATGAGTCAATGAATCACTGAGTCAATGAGTCACTCAGGCACTGAAtcaatgaatcagtgaatcaatGAGTCACTCAGGCACTGAGTCAGTGAGTCACTCAATCACTGAATCACTGAGTCACTCAGCCACTGAATCAAGGAATCAGTGAATCACTGAGTCTCTGAATAAATGCATCACTCAATCAGTGAGTTACTGAATCAAAGAGACCCTAAGTcattgaatctgtgtgtgtgcagcGTCTCGAGCTCCTCCGGCTCAGAACGGAGCGTTTGGATTGGCTGTAGGGATGAACGGATACGCCAGTCCAGCCATGCCACAGATGCAGCCGTACCCATATCCCAGCATGCCACAGGCCGGGTACAACCCCTACCCACAACCCCCTGCAGCAGGTACGGTCAGACTGAGCTGGAGAATCACAGGCATGTCTTCAGAACGGAtgaactgatgtgtgtgtgtgtgtgtgtaggtgtgtatcCCAGCGCTCCCATGTACATGGCTCCTCCTCCTCCGTACCCTGGACCTCCTCAGAACTGGTGTCCTCctccaggtaacacacacacactcacacactcacacacacacacacacacacacacacacagacaggcctGTCGCGATAGTCAGTCAATCAATTAATCGCACCATAAACAAATGAGCTCAAGTTTTTCTCTGCAGAGACTCAAGAACTGCAACAACTGCAGTGTTTGGGTGCACCCCATTCTTCAAAAACGATGGCTATTTTCACGCCGaaggaagctgattggttggttgtgCGCTTGTGTCATTCTGAACAGCTGAGATGTTTtgaactcgatgcggtgcggacgcgcctggagaAAACAAGCGTCTCTTCCAGTAAGAGCGCACATACCGCATTGAAATGacgaacttgagcacaaaaagacgtgatatgtgccCCTTCATCGGTCAACATGTTTACTTTCGGTCAACGGTTAAATACAAAATTCATAAATTTTGAGCCACACAAAGTCCACATGTTGGTATTTGCTCTGAATCTGCCATTAAACCTCTCACTTCTGCTTTATTTGAACAAAGCTTTAAGCTGGAGAAATCATCTTTCTACAGTTTTTAGCATATGGCCTGTTGAGGCTTCGTTTGTTTGTGTACGAAGCTCATAACTGGCACTGTTTATCTCTGAGCCTGATGTTTAATACTTTTTGTGAagtgcaaattattatttttttatttttttaaacagatgcTGACAGTCCATTGCTCTtattgtattttggatgtttttttcatttattgtggatatttaaaatgttttccattttcaGTGTTAAGTATTCTTTAGAAataagtttattgatctttgaaaaggtgtacctgtgtaattatgccattatcattatattagtttaaactggtcttagaacgacaatattaGCGTTTATCATgttaatttcttggacaatttattgTCCAGCAAACTTGATCGTGacaggcctacacacacacacacacacacacacacacacacacacacacacacacacacacacacacgtgtgagtCTCTGGTCACATGATCTCTCTGTGTTTCTCAGTGGCTAATGGAAACGCTAAAGCAACAGAAGCGGCCAGCAGCGCCTTCTACAATCCCAGCAACCCTCACAGCGTCTACATGcccatggtgagacacacacacacacacacacacagcgtctacatgcccatggtgagacacacacacacacacacacacacacacacacacagcgtctacatgcccatggtgagacacacacacacacacacacacacacacagcgtctacatgcccatggtgagagacacacacacacacacacacacacacatagcgtctacatgcccatggtgagacacacacacacacacacacagcgtctacatgcccatggtgagacacacacacacacacacacacacacacacagcgtctacatgcccatggtgagacacacacacacacacacacacacagcgtctacatgcccatggtgagacacacacacacacacacacacacacacagcatctacatgcccatggtgagacacacacacacacacacacacacac from Carassius carassius chromosome 1, fCarCar2.1, whole genome shotgun sequence includes:
- the wbp2nl gene encoding postacrosomal sheath WW domain-binding protein → MTLNRNHHPNGGVLIQAGESILRECKNVELSFSDITPKNELFKGTKKGSVFLTQYRMVFVSSTVNEKFCSFMFPYYLMKNCSIEQPVFAANYIQGLIKAEAGGGWEGQANFKMSFPSGGAIELGQHLFKLATNASRAPPAQNGAFGLAVGMNGYASPAMPQMQPYPYPSMPQAGYNPYPQPPAAGVYPSAPMYMAPPPPYPGPPQNWCPPPVANGNAKATEAASSAFYNPSNPHSVYMPMDQPPPYYPPENPEKKNN